Proteins encoded within one genomic window of Triticum aestivum cultivar Chinese Spring chromosome 2D, IWGSC CS RefSeq v2.1, whole genome shotgun sequence:
- the LOC123049574 gene encoding heavy metal-associated isoprenylated plant protein 20 translates to MGEENAASTNSITVNVRVYMHCDACERSVRRTIKKIDGVETVEVDREENKVTVTGDFKAEKVLRKLKKKTGKKAEILPPDTEEENQEEEKQEPDDDAYAPYGYGRPAPDMDAVLGNEFQRPPRWDLHYFDDENTEACRIM, encoded by the exons ATGGGGGAGGAGAATGCTGCATCTACGAAT AGCATCACGGTAAACGTGAGAGTTTACATGCACTGCGACGCCTGCGAAAGATCGGTACGCCGCACCATCAAGAAAATCGATG GCGTGGAGACGGTGGAGGTGGACAGGGAGGAGAACAAGGTGACGGTGACGGGGGACTTCAAGGCCGAGAAGGTGCTGAGGAAGCTCAAGAAGAagaccgggaagaaggccgagaTTCTGCCTCCGGACACAGAGGAAGAAAACCAGGAGGAAGAGAAGCAGGAGCCCGACGACGATGCTTACGCTCCTTACGGTTACGGCCGTCCGGCGCCGGACATGGACGCCGTTCTAGGCAACGAGTTCCAGAGGCCGCCGCGATGGGACCTCCATTATTTCGACGACGAGAACACGGAAGCATGTAGGATCATGTAG